Proteins from one Dysgonomonas sp. HDW5A genomic window:
- a CDS encoding helix-turn-helix domain-containing protein encodes MEIINISSEAFDEIVSRFQSFRDKVLALCHKHKSNQMNDWLDNQDVCLLLNISSRTLQTYRNNGKIGFTRINHKIYYTASDIQKFLQPDTDINNGNIDNIKLKQK; translated from the coding sequence ATGGAAATAATCAATATAAGCAGTGAGGCATTCGATGAAATTGTTTCGAGGTTTCAAAGCTTTAGGGATAAGGTTTTAGCCCTTTGTCATAAACATAAAAGCAACCAGATGAACGACTGGCTCGATAATCAGGACGTATGCTTACTCTTGAACATCTCCTCCAGAACCTTACAGACCTACAGGAACAACGGCAAGATCGGGTTTACCCGGATTAACCATAAAATATATTATACAGCTTCGGATATCCAAAAGTTCTTGCAGCCCGACACGGATATAAATAACGGCAATATCGATAACATCAAATTAAAACAAAAATAA
- a CDS encoding ATP-binding protein: MIHRLLEDTVKDKLNKGKAIILMGARQVGKTTLVKELFKGSDEMIWLNGDELDVQNLFENISSTRLKYIFGNKKYVVIDEAQRIKDVGLKLKLITDELPEVQLIATGSSSFDLANQVNEPLTGRKWEYKMYPISFTEMVMHHGLLDEKRLIPHRLVYGYYPDVVNNPGNEKEILKQLSDSYLYKDILMWEQIKKPEKLLKLLQAIAFQIGNQVSYSELGQISGLDSKTVEKYIILLEQCFVIFRLGSFSRNLRNELKNSKKIYFYDNGIRNAIIADFSLAENRHDIGALWENYIISERQKKLEYDVLWRNSWFWRTKDQSEIDYIEEGDGQIHTFEFKWNPSAKYKIPKQFLENYVGSTFSVVTPDNMEDFLL, from the coding sequence ATGATACATAGATTATTAGAAGATACAGTCAAAGATAAGCTGAACAAGGGTAAAGCAATCATATTAATGGGAGCCAGACAAGTGGGAAAAACCACTCTGGTTAAAGAGCTTTTTAAAGGCTCGGATGAAATGATTTGGCTTAATGGAGATGAATTAGACGTCCAGAATCTTTTTGAAAATATATCATCTACTCGTTTGAAGTATATTTTCGGGAATAAGAAATATGTTGTTATTGATGAAGCTCAACGAATAAAAGATGTTGGTTTAAAGTTGAAACTGATAACTGATGAATTACCCGAAGTACAACTTATAGCAACCGGCAGTTCTTCTTTCGATTTAGCCAATCAAGTAAACGAGCCTCTTACCGGACGGAAATGGGAATACAAAATGTACCCTATTTCTTTTACCGAGATGGTTATGCATCATGGACTGTTAGATGAAAAAAGGCTAATTCCTCATCGCTTAGTATATGGCTATTACCCAGATGTAGTAAACAATCCGGGTAATGAAAAAGAAATTTTAAAACAGTTGTCCGATAGTTATTTGTACAAAGATATTTTGATGTGGGAGCAAATAAAGAAACCTGAAAAGTTATTAAAGCTCTTGCAAGCCATTGCATTCCAAATCGGTAATCAGGTATCTTATTCAGAATTGGGACAGATTAGTGGCTTAGACTCCAAAACAGTCGAAAAATATATTATATTATTGGAACAATGTTTTGTGATTTTCCGATTGGGTTCGTTTAGTCGAAATTTGCGAAATGAGCTAAAAAACAGTAAAAAAATATATTTCTACGATAATGGTATACGCAATGCGATTATAGCTGATTTTTCTTTGGCTGAAAATCGCCATGATATTGGTGCATTATGGGAAAACTATATTATCTCCGAAAGACAAAAAAAACTGGAATATGATGTGTTATGGCGAAACAGCTGGTTTTGGCGAACTAAGGATCAGAGTGAAATTGATTATATTGAAGAGGGAGACGGACAAATCCATACATTTGAGTTTAAATGGAATCCATCGGCTAAATATAAAATACCCAAACAATTCTTAGAGAACTATGTTGGCAGTACTTTTTCTGTTGTCACTCCTGATAATATGGAAGACTTTTTGTTATAA
- a CDS encoding PIN domain-containing protein — protein MKQKYTIDTTALMSYFANVFEIKCKISKEAISIINEAFDEKKHILLIPSIVFIEIFSKQFTSPEKAAQIRYTVYEKIKSCENVSIEAIDKELLECFIQITDIESEHNFDNHDKIIFATAMKYQSSLITSDLRLIRYNKKKKLIPTIID, from the coding sequence ATGAAGCAGAAATATACCATTGATACTACTGCGTTAATGTCTTATTTTGCAAATGTTTTCGAAATAAAATGCAAAATTTCAAAAGAAGCTATAAGTATTATCAATGAAGCATTTGATGAAAAAAAACATATTCTTCTAATTCCTTCGATTGTCTTTATCGAAATATTTTCTAAACAATTCACGTCTCCGGAGAAAGCTGCTCAAATAAGATATACAGTTTATGAGAAAATAAAATCCTGTGAGAATGTATCGATAGAAGCTATTGATAAAGAACTCTTAGAATGTTTTATTCAAATAACTGATATAGAGTCTGAACATAATTTTGATAATCACGATAAAATAATTTTTGCAACAGCAATGAAATATCAGTCGTCCTTAATCACATCAGACTTAAGGCTTATTCGGTATAATAAAAAAAAGAAATTAATACCGACTATTATAGACTAA
- a CDS encoding RelA/SpoT domain-containing protein: MIGLELIKNNIETDIKKQLDRIGILYRLHSRIKTIDSILEKDSRNRYSSSDKLMQDVIGFRIVTYFEDDVRLVADYFRNFFDIDNFQYDEPKDNEFNPLRKNLVCRITDRNLKDFRTVVEHSEENLSFLDSTFEIQFRTTLSEGWHEVEHNMRYKCKDEWKSLQKESRALNGIYATLETSDYTLRNLFEEIAYKQYKTKDYQGMLRNKFRLRFLLNDMSEELKGILLSNENIAKEIFKIDRKDLLSKLINSKLRFPITFNNICFFCNFLYLHHDEITRITPSILTDDFKYYFADIYET, from the coding sequence ATGATTGGATTAGAATTAATAAAGAATAATATTGAGACGGATATAAAGAAGCAACTAGATCGTATTGGCATTTTATATCGATTACATTCTAGAATAAAGACAATTGATTCTATTTTAGAAAAGGATAGTCGGAATAGATATAGCTCATCAGATAAGTTAATGCAAGATGTTATTGGTTTTAGAATTGTAACATATTTTGAGGATGATGTCAGACTTGTAGCAGATTATTTCCGTAATTTCTTTGATATAGATAATTTTCAGTATGATGAACCAAAAGATAATGAGTTTAATCCCTTGCGTAAAAACCTAGTTTGCAGGATAACAGATCGTAATTTAAAAGATTTTAGAACAGTTGTAGAACATAGTGAAGAAAATTTGTCTTTTTTAGATTCAACATTTGAGATTCAATTTAGAACAACTTTATCTGAAGGATGGCATGAAGTTGAGCATAATATGAGATATAAATGTAAAGACGAATGGAAATCTTTACAGAAAGAATCTAGAGCATTAAATGGGATTTATGCTACTCTAGAAACAAGCGATTACACTTTACGAAATTTATTTGAAGAAATTGCATATAAGCAATACAAGACTAAAGATTATCAGGGGATGCTCCGAAATAAATTCAGACTTCGTTTTCTTTTAAATGATATGTCCGAGGAACTTAAGGGTATTTTATTGAGCAATGAGAATATAGCAAAAGAAATATTTAAAATTGATAGAAAAGATCTTTTAAGCAAACTAATAAATTCAAAACTTAGATTCCCTATCACATTTAACAATATTTGTTTCTTCTGCAATTTTTTATATCTACATCATGATGAAATTACACGTATTACCCCAAGTATACTTACTGATGATTTTAAATATTATTTTGCTGATATATATGAAACTTAA
- a CDS encoding glycosyltransferase family 2 protein: MIYIGYAILFLGFIRLLVSMVNLLTNVYLPQDIHIENHPKVSILIPVRNEEANIGKLLLDIENLSYPNYEVIVYNDCSTDNTVNIVKQAMHNNSNITLIEGGELENGWLGKNFACHNLALKATGEYFLFLDADVRVKHQLIEQSVYLMKKQKLKLLSIFPKQIISNKETLLAIPLMNWILLSLLPLILIRWSSWTSFSAANGQFMFFEAQAYKQLLPHSIHKANKVEDIAICRYYKKSRMRVSTILGNEDIQCKMYNTLDESMDGFSKNIFDFFGGSIVTGLLFAAFTTFAPLLLYFSLGIYASAIYICSIILIRIFVSKASKQSISDNILYMLAQHFIFLKIICIALLHRKRKSLTWKDRYVFIKQ; encoded by the coding sequence ATGATATATATAGGATATGCCATATTGTTTTTAGGATTCATCAGGCTACTCGTGTCTATGGTTAATTTGTTGACAAATGTGTATCTTCCGCAGGACATTCATATTGAAAATCATCCGAAAGTATCCATCTTAATACCTGTCCGAAACGAAGAGGCAAATATTGGTAAATTATTGCTTGATATTGAGAATCTATCTTATCCTAATTATGAAGTAATCGTATACAACGATTGTTCGACTGACAATACTGTAAATATTGTAAAACAGGCAATGCACAACAACTCCAATATAACACTTATAGAGGGAGGCGAGTTAGAAAATGGATGGCTAGGGAAAAATTTTGCCTGCCACAATCTAGCTTTAAAAGCCACAGGAGAGTACTTTTTATTTTTGGATGCAGATGTAAGGGTAAAGCATCAGCTGATAGAGCAATCGGTTTATTTGATGAAGAAACAGAAGCTGAAGCTATTGTCTATCTTCCCTAAACAAATAATCAGCAATAAAGAAACGCTGCTTGCTATTCCTCTTATGAATTGGATATTATTGAGTTTGTTACCTCTGATATTGATTCGCTGGTCGAGCTGGACTTCTTTTTCGGCTGCTAATGGTCAATTTATGTTCTTCGAGGCACAAGCTTACAAACAGCTATTACCACACTCGATCCATAAGGCGAATAAGGTCGAAGATATAGCTATTTGCAGGTATTACAAGAAAAGCAGAATGCGTGTAAGTACTATTCTTGGCAACGAAGATATACAATGCAAAATGTATAATACTTTGGATGAATCTATGGATGGATTTTCTAAAAACATCTTCGATTTTTTCGGGGGAAGCATTGTAACAGGGTTATTATTTGCCGCCTTTACTACTTTTGCCCCCTTACTACTCTACTTCTCGTTAGGCATATATGCATCGGCAATATATATATGTTCTATAATTCTGATAAGGATATTTGTATCAAAAGCAAGTAAACAGTCCATCTCAGATAATATCCTCTATATGCTGGCTCAGCATTTTATCTTTTTGAAAATTATTTGCATCGCTTTATTACATCGCAAACGAAAGTCTTTAACATGGAAAGATCGGTATGTTTTTATAAAACAATAA